The following are encoded in a window of Brettanomyces bruxellensis chromosome 9, complete sequence genomic DNA:
- a CDS encoding uncharacterized protein (BUSCO:EOG09260K29) has product MRFTSLRRLSKRSRRAIIYSTVCLTCLFLFLRIRAKRSQSASEKYALLLDQGHENDVVVDMKFSTCHGLFGYFPFCRKSITNPDSAWIRVPKDIYLGRRWSRQVFLDYRLEDKDKILELGSSTINEVHVAMEKEKEKVDDDLSWDTIGYGITVERGRYDPEKSITGVNFLFGRMATDPRPGWTVIEKPLEVDLQKEDNLGLLETPDEDLTTDHHIYDDECYMSVQRRNAVSEEDSVKSTASYQTELSFKEDGKFKILQVADAHLVAGYGRCRDPWPTVSNEEACLADVRTMNFITSVLDIEKPDLIVMTGDQVFGSESKDVETAMFKLVKPFVDRKIPYAVMMGNHDSEGNLSRKQIYQLLQSLPYSVSEAGPGYVSGYGNYVLTVTSSEQGDKNGLIMYFLDSHSYSRSKVPGYDFLKDDQKVFVQNSYTKNSVNLVPVGKITTDRTSDGRPLSMAFFHIPLPEYREFKTPDNADRPISGSYKEGCTAPMYNSHMYDVFKGIGVSVVSVGHDHCNDYCMKYNDINLCYGGAVGEGGYAGYGGTSRRLRIFEIDDKNNTIRTWKRLQTKPEETFDEEVLFDGAKL; this is encoded by the coding sequence atgcgGTTCACGAGTCTAAGAAGGCTTTCAAAGCGGTCCAGGCGTGCAATTATATATTCAACAGTTTGTCTAActtgtctttttctctttctcagAATCAGAGCAAAGAGAAGCCAAAGTGCCTCCGAAAAGTATGCATTATTGCTGGACCAGGGCCACGAGAATGACGTGGTGGTAGACATGAAGTTTTCCACGTGCCATGGGCTGTTTGGGTACTTCCCGTTCTGCCGAAAGAGTATAACCAATCCGGACTCTGCGTGGATACGAGTGCcgaaagatatatatttggGAAGAAGGTGGTCCAGGCAAGTTTTTCTGGACTATCGTTTGGAAGACAAGGATAAGATATTGGAGCTGGGAAGTTCCACTATCAACGAAGTTCATGTGGCCatggaaaaggaaaaagaaaaagttgatgatgactTGAGCTGGGATACAATTGGATACGGTATTACGGTTGAAAGAGGCCGATACGACCCGGAGAAGAGCATAACTGGTGTGAATTTCTTGTTTGGGCGAATGGCAACCGATCCAAGGCCCGGATGGACGGTTATTGAGAAGCCATTGGAGGTGGACttgcagaaagaagacaaTTTAGGACTTCTTGAGACACCGGATGAGGACCTTACTACGGATCACCATATTTACGATGACGAGTGCTACATGTCGGTTCAACGGAGAAATGCGGTGAGCGAGGAGGACTCTGTCAAAAGCACGGCCTCGTATCAGACGGAACTTTCATTCAAAGAGGACGGAAAGTTCAAAATCCTGCAAGTGGCAGATGCACATCTGGTGGCTGGATATGGCAGATGCAGGGATCCATGGCCGACGGTATCAAACGAGGAGGCCTGCCTTGCAGATGTTCGCACTATGAACTTTATTACATCTGTTTTGGACATCGAGAAGCCGGATCTGATCGTAATGACTGGTGATCAGGTGTTCGGAAGCGAGAGTAAGGATGTCGAGACTGCCATGTTCAAGCTAGTGAAACCCTTTGTTGACAGAAAGATTCCATACGCGGTCATGATGGGAAACCACGACTCGGAGGGGAATCTATCCAGAAAGCAGATCTACCAGCTTCTGCAGAGTTTGCCTTACTCCGTTTCGGAGGCAGGTCCTGGTTACGTAAGTGGGTATGGCAACTATGTTCTCACTGTTACCAGCAGCGAGCAGGGCGATAAAAACGGTCTTATCATGTATTTCTTGGACTCGCACTCTTACTCGCGGTCCAAAGTCCCCGGATACGactttttgaaagatgaCCAGAAGGTATTTGTGCAGAATTCATACACGAAGAATTCGGTGAACCTGGTTCCCGTCGGCAAAATAACCACCGACCGGACATCCGACGGTAGACCTCTCTCGATGGCCTTTTTCCACATCCCGCTACCCGAATATAGGGAGTTTAAAACGCCTGATAACGCCGACAGACCAATAAGTGGAAGCTACAAAGAGGGATGTACTGCCCCGATGTACAATTCGCACATGTATGATGTTTTTAAGGGAATTGGTGTTTCCGTTGTTTCTGTTGGGCACGACCATTGTAACGATTATTGCATGAAATACAATGATATAAACTTATGCTATGGGGGAGCAGTTGGTGAAGGTGGATATGCTGGATATGGAGGTACCAGTAGGAGATTACGTATATTTGAGATTGATGACAAGAATAACACTATTCGGACGTGGAAGAGACTGCAGACGAAACCAGAGGAAACATTTGACGAGGAGGTTCTTTTCGACGGAGCCAAATTATGA
- the TRM8 gene encoding tRNA (guanine-N(7)-)-methyltransferase (tRNA(m7G46)-methyltransferase), with amino-acid sequence MSTELSKRKRYRETKKGDRVKLQKLEQKHVRIADLDTDKPALETLGESGKIKMPKKRYYRQRAHSNPFSDHSLDYPTSPDDMDWTKLYPYYKTQDGKISKQVEIADIGCGFGGLTVALATQYPESLILGMEIRVQVSQYVEDRLLALRENSRVKGEYQNAAVIRANAMKFLPNFFKKGQLSKMFFCFPDPQFKQRKHKARIVTTTLLSEYAFVLKEGGIIYTITDVLDLHNWMVKHLDAHPLFERLDKDWEEKDDCVKIMTVSTEEGKKVSRNNGSKYIACYRRVADPEL; translated from the coding sequence ATGAGCACCGAACTTTccaaaaggaaaagatacAGAGAGACAAAGAAAGGGGATAGGGTCAAATTACAGAAGCTAGAGCAGAAACATGTTAGAATAGCTGATTTGGACACAGACAAGCCTGCTTTGGAAACTTTAGGGGAATCAGGTAAGATTAAGATGCCAAAGAAGAGGTATTATAGGCAGAGGGCACACTCGAATCCGTTCTCAGACCACAGTTTGGACTATCCCACATCACCAGATGATATGGACTGGACTAAGCTGTATCCATATTACAAAACACAAGATGGTAAAATATCAAAGCAGGTGGAAATAGCAGATATTGGCTGTGGATTCGGAGGATTGACAGTTGCTTTGGCAACACAGTATCCAGAGAGTTTGATCTTGGGAATGGAGATTCGTGTGCAAGTGAGCCAATATGTGGAAGACAGGCTTTTGGCTTTAAGAGAGAATTCTAGGGTGAAAGGAGAGTACCAGAATGCGGCAGTCATACGAGCGAACGCAATGAAGTTTCTCCCaaatttcttcaagaagGGACAGCTCAGCAAGATGTTCTTTTGCTTCCCTGATCCGCAGTTCAAGCAGAGAAAACACAAGGCAAGGATTGTCACTACCACTTTGCTCAGTGAGTATGCCTTCGTGCTGAAAGAGGGCGGAATCATCTACACTATTACGGATGTTCTTGATTTGCATAACTGGATGGTCAAGCATTTGGACGCACATCCTTTGTTTGAGCGGTTGGACAAGGACTGggaggagaaagatgaCTGTGTGAAGATCATGACAGTTTCTACAGAAGAGGGTAAGAAGGTGAGCAGAAACAACGGAAGCAAGTACATAGCGTGCTACCGGCGTGTTGCGGATCCAGAGTTGTGA
- a CDS encoding uncharacterized protein (BUSCO:EOG09260FZZ), with product MSLSSWRQFPFFDCIPIKDPNYGQERGKTLYSDPTVTAIGSTADFLVIANSKSIIKFIDRKFKLKYSFQAYDSSYTITNIFHIGISADATPRILCSIAEVQGKPTILKLWSIKKLLSMTKAVDYEADYLSQCVISNGPNNHPLTCFSYTSDFKTLAFGYANGTVILVRGDFIHDRGSRQKVVYQNEDPVTSVQFKDDTLLFVTTTSKTLTIRTSTRNTTESEQILEGQKGADVNCTGIISGDSDKTKRLVVARKEGLQFYNSKGKTHNLLINISKSRLFVYNERYILFVTSRSESLTGNSDGNVDSMETSVSTSGLLIVDIIGRFIAFNQALTSTVVNIFEMWGSPYLYTMDGMLYRLHEKTLLQKLDILTKSDLFPMAIQLAKDFQSEDDKIMEIEQRYADYLYEKQADYSGAIDEYIKCIGLGRTSEVIRKYKENSMIPHLTKYLEALVAFGTSNQDHVTLLLCSYCKLKQDKKIKEFVDSIEIDEDHEVKTLEGEASKDFDKETVISLCRDSGYCSIASSIARKFNMASLVVDIQLNDLHKPKAALAYMRSLPVDDLLRVLLDKVKQLLDELPNETTQLLIDVFTGSYQAEAALSDQISTASSSFEKSSSHSKASGSLNHPLLTSYKQFVAFMGGNGTSFKEDTSSATSSTVGTAIIPKDPTYLPPRPRIIFKCFVNHPHEFVIFLEACVESYNKFGGKESDKKDLLITLYEMYLSLAREKPDGKADTDHENSVRNWEGKAVSLLKIIRDENNWNLEDQTSLLLLSSVADFSEGETIVREAADESSEGVALDIFRSAVMKEDYDRCCEIIEKYGSKETDLYRLGLSVFTSSEKIYNEVGEERIQKLIYKIGDEKLMSPLEIIKQISLGGGKSFVKLGLVKQYLLNYIQRQKIEIQNNQKLVDSYRSDLKVVESGINGLLKQPQTINQTKCSACGQPLTFPLVHFKCGHSFHEHCLTSFAGSQASLVAGNEGDELVCPRCASQYEMIDILKKRREDVSQKNDLLNAALTGSSDRFKVMLGFIGRGALQSPKVVYTKQEEGNGVVDDNGEGSEKGKK from the coding sequence ATGTCACTTTCCTCTTGGAGGCAGTTCCCGTTTTTTGACTGTATTCCTATTAAAGATCCTAACTATGGGCAGGAACGAGGCAAAACACTTTATTCCGATCCAACGGTCACAGCAATAGGCTCAACGGCCGATTTTTTGGTCATTGCAAACTCGAAATCGATTATCAAGTTTATTGACCGCAAGTTCAAGCTCAAGTATTCATTTCAAGCTTATGATTCTTCTTACACCATAAccaatatttttcatataGGAATTTCAGCAGATGCTACACCCCGAATACTGTGTTCAATTGCGGAGGTTCAGGGCAAGCCCACGATCCTAAAGCTATGGAGTATCAAGAAACTTCTATCGATGACAAAAGCAGTCGATTACGAAGCTGATTACTTGAGTCAATGTGTGATTTCCAACGGTCCTAATAATCATCCTTTAACATGCTTTTCGTACACAAGCGATTTCAAAACGTTGGCATTTGGGTATGCAAATGGTACTGTGATTTTAGTAAGGGGCGATTTTATACATGACAGAGGTTCCAGGCAGAAAGTTGTGTATCAGAATGAAGATCCTGTCACCTCTGTCCAATTCAAAGATGATACTCTGCTCTTTGTAACTACAACATCGAAAACCTTAACAATTCGAACATCGACCCGGAACACAACTGAATCAGAACAGATTCTCGAAGGACAGAAAGGTGCCGATGTAAATTGCACGGGTATTATATCTGGTGATTCCGATAAGACAAAGAGACTGGTCGTGGCTAGGAAAGAAGGTCTCCAGTTTTATAACAGCAAGGGGAAAACGCACAATCTTTTGATCAACATTTCTAAAAGCAGGTTATTCGTGTACAACGAGCGTTACATATTGTTTGTTACTTCAAGGAGTGAATCTTTGACTGGAAACAGCGATGGGAATGTCGACTCTATGGAAACTAGCGTTTCGACAAGTGGGCTTTTAATAGTTGATATAATTGGCAGATTTATTGCCTTTAACCAAGCTTTGACAAGCACTGTGgtgaatatttttgaaatgtgGGGCAGCCCGTATCTATACACCATGGATGGAATGCTTTATAGGCTACATGAGAAGACACTTTTGCAAAAGCTTGATATTCTCACCAAAAGCGATCTTTTCCCTATGGCAATACAACTGGCTAAGGATTTCCAATCGGAAGATGATAAGATCATGGAAATCGAACAGCGTTACGCTGACTATCTCTATGAGAAACAGGCAGACTACTCTGGCGCCATTGATGAATACATTAAATGCATTGGGTTGGGGAGAACAAGTGAGGTGATTCGCAAATATAAGGAAAACTCGATGATCCCACACCTCACGAAATATTTAGAGGCGCTGGTCGCTTTTGGAACGTCGAATCAGGATCACGTgactcttcttctctgttCGTACTGCAAGTTAAAGCAGGATAAGAAAATCAAGGAATTTGTTGACTCTATTGAAATCGACGAAGACCATGAAGTAAAAACGTTGGAGGGCGAAGCATCCAAGGATTTTGATAAGGAAACAGTGATATCGCTTTGTAGAGACAGCGGATATTGTAGTATAGCATCTTCTATTGCTCGGAAATTTAATATGGCCTCACTTGTTGTTGATATCCAATTGAATGATCTTCATAAGCCAAAAGCAGCCCTGGCATACATGAGAAGTCTACCCGTGGATGATCTTCTTCGTGTCCTACTTGATAAAGTGAAGCAGTTGCTGGATGAGCTTCCCAATGAGACAACGCAGCTTCTTATTGATGTTTTCACTGGTAGCTATCAGGCTGAAGCAGCACTTAGCGACCAAATATCGACtgcttcttcctcattCGAGAAAAGCTCTTCCCATTCCAAGGCAAGTGGCAGCCTTAATCACCCTCTTCTTACATCTTACAAACAGTTTGTGGCATTTATGGGTGGAAATGGCACCTCTTTCAAAGAGGATACCAGTTCGGCGACAAGTTCAACAGTTGGAACCGCTATTATACCCAAAGATCCGACGTACTTACCACCGCGGCCAAGAATTATCTTTAAATGTTTTGTGAATCATCCACATGAGTTTGTGATATTCTTAGAGGCGTGTGTTGAGAGTTACAACAAGTTTGGAGGAAAGGAGAGTGACAAGAAGGATTTGTTGATCACGTTGTACGAGATGTATTTGTCACTTGCTAGGGAGAAGCCGGATGGAAAAGCAGATACTGATCATGAGAATAGTGTGCGGAACTGGGAGGGCAAGGCTGTgtctcttttgaaaattataAGAGATGAGAATAACTGGAATTTGGAGGACCAGACTtcgcttcttcttctttccagTGTTGCAGATTTTAGCGAGGGTGAGACTATAGTGAGAGAAGCAGCAGATGAGTCGTCAGAAGGAGTTGCACTCGACATATTTAGATCAGCAGTCATGAAAGAGGATTATGATCGGTGCTGCGAGATAATCGAGAAGTACGGAAGCAAGGAGACGGATTTGTACCGGTTGGGACTATCGGTATTCACGTCAAGTGAGAAGATATACAACGAGGTTGGAGAGGAGAGAATCCAGAAGTTGATATACAAAATTGGAGACGAGAAGCTGATGTCACCGCTAGAGATCATAAAGCAGATCAGTTTAGGCGGCGGCAAGAGCTTTGTGAAGCTTGGATTGGTGAAACAGTATCTTCTAAACTATATCCAGAGACAGAAGATCGAGATTCAGAACAACCAAAAGTTGGTCGACTCCTATAGAAGCGACTTGAAGGTAGTTGAATCAGGGATAAACGGTTTACTCAAGCAGCCCCAGACGATCAATCAGACTAAATGTTCAGCCTGCGGTCAGCCTTTAACTTTCCCACTTGTCCATTTCAAGTGTGGTCACTCGTTTCACGAGCACTGTCTAACATCGTTTGCTGGATCACAGGCCAGTTTGGTTGCTGGAAATGAAGGTGATGAGCTGGTGTGTCCACGATGCGCCTCACAGTATGAGATGATAGATATCTTGAAGAAACGCCGGGAGGATGTGAGTCAGAAGAATGATTTGTTGAATGCGGCTCTTACAGGCAGCAGTGACAGGTTTAAAGTGATGCTTGGTTTTATTGGAAGAGGAGCATTACAGTCGCCAAAGGTGGTTTACACTAAGCAGGAGGAGGGTAATGGAGTAGTTGATGATAATGGTGAAGGATCGGAGAAGGGGAAGAAGTGA
- a CDS encoding uncharacterized protein (BUSCO:EOG09263RY2) — protein MSEKTKIDSPLPSLPKKLDSEDSNESALKSNGISTESNISSINEGRTVENASTMSNISKIGNVQSRRTSSVASSRHSSSRSRSIVSRSSTGRQTARKSEIIEDEEEIFGGQVNACCLDFLLNELVPLSMRVGSQIHKNENNINEMMKNLELTGRDSQEALDLLKQDKVFSPGRTDYLADDKAMTDASVLNRIEQIGFEVGYKITDCIVYWKQMSEKMEIKLTDTLEIMKFICRDVWKVIYRKQMDNLRTNHIGTFILIDNGFRPLLHFQTSGGDKDTAKKAEPFLRFPCGLIRGILKSLGIDSVVKATVNEDKVPSISFSVQTNLEEKE, from the coding sequence ATGTCCGAAAAAACTAAAATAGACTCACCGCTCCCATCTTTGCCGAAGAAATTGGATTCCGAGGATTCAAATGAAAGTGCGTTAAAAAGCAATGGCATCAGCACTGAGAGTAACATCAGCAGTATAAATGAGGGCAGAACCGTTGAAAATGCAAGCACAATGTCAAATATAAGCAAGATCGGAAATGTACAATCGAGGCGAACTAGCTCAGTAGCATCTTCAAGGCACTCTAGTAGTCGTTCAAGGTCAATTGTATCGAGATCGTCTACTGGTAGGCAGACCGCAAGAAAGTCAGAAATAAtagaagatgaggaagagatTTTCGGTGGGCAAGTGAACGCCTGCTGTCTAGACTTTCTACTTAATGAATTGGTGCCTCTTTCCATGAGGGTGGGGTCTCAGATTCATAAGAATGAGAACAACATAAAcgaaatgatgaaaaatttggaattgaCGGGACGAGATAGTCAGGAAGCTCTAGATTTACTGAAGCAAGACAAAGTCTTCTCTCCCGGACGGACGGATTACTTGGCTGATGATAAGGCTATGACGGATGCAAGCGTTTTAAACCGAATTGAACAGATTGGGTTTGAAGTCGGGTATAAAATCACCGACTGCATAGTATATTGGAAACAGATGAgtgaaaaaatggaaataaaacTAACGGACACTCTTGAGATCATGAAATTCATATGCAGAGATGTGTGGAAAGTCATTTATCGGAAGCAAATGGACAACTTGCGAACAAACCACATAGGCACATTCATACTTATAGACAATGGTTTTAGGCCACTTTTACACTTCCAGACAAGTGGTGGTGATAAGGACACTGCAAAGAAGGCCGAGCCATTCTTGAGGTTCCCGTGTGGACTAATACGCGGGATACTGAAGAGTTTGGGAATAGATTCTGTTGTGAAAGCGACTGTGAATGAAGATAAAGTTCCATCGATCTCATTTAGTGTCCAGACTAAtttagaagaaaaagaatag
- a CDS encoding uncharacterized protein (BUSCO:EOG09261DJC): protein MDFVDHRVCLLEHEGSQQLGFVRFQGTIDPWPGKECFGIEWDDPERGRNDGAVPFKGEKIRYFKVKRDVQSGSFLKILDDPVCSRDGYSYVNLAKGKVLVVKGRTLVDALAFKYDQLNQLDNLKNESIRFGSKQVKKYGFEKLMRLQANFNALRIVSLDHLLIGNEIGCSCSKLASEMLSSVQDLSLAYNMMTSWSIVVELATSLKQLRTLRLDGNWLDIEATSVDPCISVTKLTVSECGLGVSLDSKFVLDAVSAAFPKLNALSLSGNWFSNFPGISSIKLKSLDFSANRLAGTLSLGNQIVLEILDVSKNSITSIDGLASSLKELNLSNNEISDWGELDGFDAKFPRLESIKLVNNPILTKTESKWGYDMCLAQIMSRIQTVVRINGTNYADEQRRNYELYYISKVKEKQLPKPELHVWTNLLRKYGQKDTKIAQQVHYGSHQLPKLIKVCDGRDGAVAFEQMVFPAVTTVGKLKGKISVKLGISVLNFVLQTMLGDGSVEILDDDQESIEGSGVFDTVSFLVKSYKPLKAANPDLPILIRECSGVEPMLVMRLDKGVEVQKSLKDLSEPEITNLLLSKRAD, encoded by the exons ATGGATTTTGTGGATCACAGAGTATGTCTTTTAGAGCATGAGGGCAGCCAACAGTTGGGATTTGTGCGGTTTCAGGGTACTATCGATCCGTGGCCTGGTAAAGAATGCTTTGGAATAGAATGGGATGATCCTGAAAGAGGTAGAAATGATGGTGCAGTCCCTTTCAAAGGGGAGAAAATACGATATTTCAAAGTCAAGAGAGATGTGCAATCTGGTAGTTTTCTCAAAATATTGGATGATCCTGTTTGTTCAAGGGATGGTTACTCGTATGTTAATTTGGCCAAAGGTAAGGTCTTAGTGGTTAAAGGGCGGACTTTAGTGGATGCATTGGCCTTTAAATACGACCAGTTGAATCAGTTAGACAATTTAAAGAATGAAAGCATACGGTTTGGGTCGAAGCAGGTGAAAAAATACGGTTTTGAGAAGTTGATGAGACTGCAGGCCAATTTCAATGCTTTGCGCATAGTCTCACTTGATCATCTACTAATTGGCAATGAGATAGGATGCAGTTGTTCGAAGCTTGCTTCAGAAATGTTGTCCTCAGTTCAGGATTTGAGTTTGGCGTATAACATGATGACAAGTTGGTCAATTGTGGTTGAACTAGCGACTTCATTAAAACAATTGAGAACTTTGCGCTTGGATGGAAACTGGTTGGATATTGAAGCCACTTCGGTTGATCCTTGTATATCAGTTACGAAGTTAACGGTGTCTGAGTGTGGTCTTGGTGTTTCTCTCGATTCCAAATTTGTACTTGATGCTGTTTCAGCAGCATTTCCAAAGTTAAACGCGCTAAGCTTATCTGGAAACTGGTTTTCCAACTTTCCAGGTATTTCCAGTATAAAGTTGAAGTCATTAGATTTTTCGGCAAATAGGTTGGCCGGAACATTGAGTCTTGGCAATCAAATAGTATTAGAGATTTTGGATGTCTCGAAGAATAGTATCACTAGCATCGATGGGCTCGCCTCCAGTTTAAAGGAATTGAACTTGAGCAATAATGAAATCTCGGATTGGGGAGAATTGGACGGCTTTGATGCGAAATTTCCCAGATTAGAATCCATAAAGCTCGTGAACAATCCGATTTTGACAAAGACAGAGAGTAAGTGGGGATATGACATGTGTCTAGCTCAAATTATGTCGAGAATACAGACTGTGGTACGCATAAATGGTACTAACTACGCAGATGAGCAGAGACGGAATTATGAGCTTTACTACATTAGCAAAGTTAAGGAGAAGCAGTTGCCAAAGCCTGAACTACATGTGTGGACAAATTTGTTACGGAAGTACGGTCAAAAGGACACGAAAATTGCGCAGCAGGTGCACTATGGTTCACATCAACTTCCGAAACTCATTAAAGTGTGTGATGGTAGAGATGGTGCTGTAGCTTTTGAGCAAATGGTATTTCCTGCCGTTACTACTGTTGGGAAGTTAAAGGGTAAAATAAGCGTCAAACTTGGGATAAGCGTACTAAATTTTGTACTGCAGACAATGCTTGGTGATGGCAGTGTGGAGattttggatgatgatcaGGAGTCAATTGAAGGTTCGGGTGTATTTGATACTGT GTCGTTTCTCGTGAAATCATATAAACCACTCAAAGCAGCCAATCCAGACCTTCCTATACTAATTCGAGAGTGCTCTGGTGTGGAGCCAATGCTTGTTATGAGATTGGATAAAGGTGTTGAGGTTCAGAAGAGCTTGAAGGATTTGAGTGAGCCGGAAATTACGAATTTGTTGCTTTCAAAAAGGGCAGACTga